From one Enterococcus sp. DIV2402 genomic stretch:
- a CDS encoding helix-turn-helix transcriptional regulator yields the protein MKLSDRQKKIIEIVKEYQPVSGEKISELLDVSRATLRSDLSFLTMAEILQATPKVGYTYSGASLESLFFYRTFRTKVEEIMMPPVMIKAETSIREAITSLFMYDVGSLYVVDEEQVLVGTLSRKDLLRASLNSDIDGTPVAVCMTRVPHIKTCTKEMSILEAASILQDFEVDSLPVVEEANEKCVVGKITKTRILNFITKHARDAELNK from the coding sequence ATGAAGCTAAGTGATAGACAAAAGAAAATTATAGAAATAGTAAAAGAATATCAACCTGTAAGTGGAGAAAAAATTTCTGAGTTATTGGATGTATCCAGAGCAACCTTGCGTTCAGATCTATCTTTTTTGACAATGGCAGAAATTTTACAGGCTACCCCTAAAGTAGGCTATACGTATTCGGGAGCTAGTTTAGAATCCTTATTTTTTTATCGAACTTTTCGTACAAAAGTCGAAGAAATTATGATGCCACCCGTCATGATTAAGGCGGAAACGTCCATTCGAGAAGCAATCACAAGTTTGTTTATGTATGATGTAGGTTCATTATATGTGGTGGATGAAGAACAAGTTTTGGTAGGAACCTTATCTCGAAAAGACTTATTGCGAGCTTCGCTTAATTCAGATATTGATGGAACACCTGTTGCAGTGTGCATGACACGTGTTCCACATATCAAAACTTGTACAAAAGAAATGAGTATTTTAGAGGCTGCATCTATTTTACAAGACTTTGAAGTGGATTCACTTCCTGTAGTCGAAGAAGCAAATGAGAAATGTGTCGTAGGAAAAATTACAAAAACAAGAATATTGAATTTTATAACAAAACATGCAAGAGATGCAGAATTAAACAAATAG
- a CDS encoding pyruvate, water dikinase regulatory protein: MKNEIVVYTVSDSLGETSQKLLSAVSVQYPDLIFNNSYKFPFVNREEELLEILQDALKDKAIVMSTLVNSGLAQVAQKFSRRTGLQYLDLLNPFFELIQARTGKRPIEEPGIVHKLDKEYFNKIAAIEFAVKYDDGKNPHGFLESDIVLLGVSRTSKTPLSMYLANKGYKVSNLPLIPEVPLPQLLSKVEKKKVIGLTCHPDNLSRIRTNRLDSLGLNHTSKYTDLEKIYEELEYSKQVFEKYGAYVIDVTDKSIEETAYVVEDYLKNSNSLR, translated from the coding sequence ATGAAAAATGAAATCGTTGTCTACACCGTGTCTGATTCATTAGGGGAAACATCACAAAAGCTATTATCAGCTGTTAGTGTGCAATATCCGGATTTGATTTTTAACAATAGCTACAAATTTCCATTTGTGAATAGAGAAGAAGAGCTGTTGGAAATTTTACAAGATGCATTAAAGGACAAAGCAATTGTCATGAGTACGTTAGTAAATAGTGGCTTAGCACAAGTTGCTCAAAAATTTAGCCGTCGAACAGGTCTCCAATACCTTGATCTATTAAATCCATTTTTTGAACTCATTCAAGCAAGAACAGGTAAAAGACCGATTGAAGAACCAGGCATTGTCCATAAGTTAGATAAGGAATATTTCAATAAAATTGCGGCTATTGAATTTGCAGTAAAATATGACGATGGAAAGAATCCACATGGTTTTCTAGAATCAGATATTGTTTTGCTTGGGGTTTCTCGGACATCAAAGACACCTTTGAGTATGTATTTGGCGAATAAGGGCTATAAAGTATCTAATTTACCTCTTATTCCAGAAGTTCCGTTACCTCAATTGTTAAGCAAAGTAGAGAAAAAGAAAGTGATTGGCTTAACTTGTCATCCCGATAATCTTTCGAGAATTAGAACCAATCGTCTCGATTCATTAGGGTTGAATCATACCTCAAAATATACAGATTTAGAAAAGATTTATGAGGAATTAGAATACTCCAAGCAAGTGTTTGAAAAATATGGCGCCTATGTGATCGACGTGACGGATAAATCCATCGAAGAAACAGCCTATGTGGTGGAAGATTATTTAAAAAATTCAAATAGTTTACGTTAA
- a CDS encoding formate/nitrite transporter family protein, with translation MQDFNLIIDSGNKKFDFFLQSFFKFFLKSVMAGCYLGIAMILSLSLGSILNTFDTNLAKIGYSLFFGLTFVLIVFLNGELFTGNCLTTLFPVLHKERSIFIMSKMWLVCLIGNFLGVMWIAYLFVKSESLVNLVTPYIALLVETKLDYNFDTLLIRSILCNFIVCIATYISIKIKDEMAKTTIMLLVISTFVITGFDHCIANIGLYTMGITLNLVDSSFSLVNNILISILGNIIGGSLMLGLPIYWILFTSKD, from the coding sequence TTGCAAGATTTTAATTTAATTATTGATTCTGGAAATAAGAAATTCGATTTTTTTCTACAAAGTTTTTTTAAGTTCTTTTTAAAATCAGTCATGGCGGGTTGTTACTTGGGGATTGCAATGATTCTATCGCTCTCTCTAGGTAGTATATTAAACACTTTTGATACTAATCTCGCTAAAATAGGTTATTCTCTCTTCTTTGGCCTCACATTTGTTTTGATTGTCTTTTTAAATGGTGAGCTTTTCACAGGAAATTGTTTAACAACCCTATTTCCAGTTTTGCATAAAGAACGTTCTATTTTTATAATGAGCAAGATGTGGCTGGTCTGTTTAATAGGGAATTTTCTAGGAGTAATGTGGATTGCTTATTTGTTTGTTAAAAGTGAGTCACTAGTTAATCTTGTTACACCTTATATAGCATTATTAGTAGAAACAAAATTAGATTATAATTTTGATACCCTTCTAATCCGTTCGATACTTTGTAATTTTATTGTATGTATCGCGACATATATAAGCATTAAAATAAAAGATGAAATGGCTAAAACTACGATTATGTTACTGGTTATCTCTACTTTCGTTATTACTGGATTTGATCATTGCATTGCAAATATTGGTTTATATACTATGGGAATCACTTTAAATTTAGTAGACAGTTCATTTTCATTAGTCAATAATATTCTAATTTCAATTCTGGGTAATATTATTGGTGGTTCGCTTATGTTGGGGTTGCCTATATATTGGATTCTTTTCACTTCCAAAGATTAG
- a CDS encoding MFS transporter produces the protein MEKTVKPNCGARIDRLPTSKVQWQLFGIVAMGLLVSWSNAIGGLVLAQLAEIGWTNNSTSAIFSSMTTAGMFLGALIGGMIGDRIGRRNSYLLFVAIHIISMVIAALSPNITFLIVVRVVMGFALGALLVTLFAGFTEYVPGKTRGSWSARASFIGNWSYPICSTIALFIAPYLSADMNWRVQFLIPAALSTVLLLLVFKKFPESPRWLESQGRYEEAEKLMSEIEQNVEKSTGKPLPAVEITAGQQSKKEVVIKYSELFKGELLKRVILGSFVLIAMNVVQYTLINWLPTIFLSQGIDLKDSVLLNTMSMFGAPIGIFIGIFLIDRLPRKIFGPFLLITMAVLGYVYSMQTSMRMISMLGFFLMIFVYMYVMYASAVYVPEIWPTAAKLRGAGLANAVGRVSGILSPYAVAYLLDTSGATGVFTLLGITAIVTAVVIVLIGVETRGASVEDIGNVDLEDEETVTAE, from the coding sequence ATGGAAAAAACAGTCAAGCCAAATTGTGGAGCACGTATTGATCGGCTTCCTACAAGTAAAGTACAGTGGCAATTATTTGGAATAGTCGCGATGGGACTATTAGTTAGCTGGAGTAATGCGATAGGTGGTTTGGTTTTAGCGCAGTTAGCTGAAATAGGTTGGACGAATAATAGTACTAGTGCGATTTTTTCTTCTATGACCACTGCAGGAATGTTTTTAGGTGCATTGATAGGTGGAATGATCGGAGATAGAATTGGTCGTAGAAATAGTTACTTGCTATTCGTTGCTATCCATATTATTTCGATGGTTATAGCTGCACTTTCACCAAATATAACTTTTCTAATTGTAGTTCGTGTGGTGATGGGATTTGCTTTGGGTGCATTACTAGTTACGCTATTTGCCGGTTTCACAGAGTATGTACCTGGTAAAACTCGTGGTTCATGGTCAGCACGAGCTTCATTTATCGGAAATTGGTCGTACCCTATTTGCTCAACAATCGCATTATTCATTGCACCATATCTTTCAGCAGATATGAATTGGAGAGTTCAATTTTTGATACCAGCTGCATTGTCTACCGTTCTGTTACTACTTGTGTTCAAAAAATTCCCAGAATCTCCCCGCTGGCTAGAATCACAAGGCAGATACGAAGAAGCGGAAAAATTGATGTCAGAGATTGAACAAAATGTGGAGAAATCTACAGGCAAACCGTTACCAGCAGTAGAAATTACAGCAGGTCAACAATCGAAAAAAGAAGTAGTCATCAAATATTCGGAACTGTTTAAAGGTGAATTGTTGAAACGTGTTATCTTAGGTTCCTTCGTATTGATAGCCATGAATGTTGTGCAGTACACATTGATTAACTGGCTTCCAACTATCTTTTTAAGTCAAGGGATCGACCTAAAAGATTCTGTGTTACTGAATACGATGAGTATGTTTGGGGCACCGATCGGTATTTTTATTGGAATTTTTCTAATCGACCGTTTACCGCGTAAAATCTTTGGTCCATTCTTATTGATTACGATGGCTGTTTTGGGCTATGTGTATTCAATGCAGACAAGCATGAGAATGATTTCTATGTTAGGATTTTTCTTAATGATTTTTGTATATATGTATGTAATGTATGCTTCAGCAGTTTATGTTCCTGAGATTTGGCCAACAGCTGCAAAGTTAAGAGGTGCTGGCTTAGCCAATGCAGTCGGACGTGTAAGCGGTATCTTATCTCCGTATGCGGTCGCTTATCTTCTGGACACATCTGGAGCAACAGGAGTGTTTACTTTATTGGGAATAACTGCGATTGTTACAGCGGTTGTGATAGTGCTCATTGGAGTTGAAACACGGGGTGCTTCTGTTGAAGATATTGGTAATGTAGATCTTGAAGATGAAGAAACAGTAACAGCTGAATAA
- a CDS encoding beta-glucoside-specific PTS transporter subunit IIABC encodes MNYEKLATEILANVGGSQNILNVWHCATRLRFKLKDETQADTKTIENLEGVVTVVQSAGQDQVVIGNSVSKVYDAITSLHSELGESDSKKTQADEKQSLINRLLAFVSSVFTPFLGALAASGILKGLLVLTTTLNIFSESDGAYQVWSAASDAIFYFLPLFIGFTAAKQLKVNQFVAVTIAGALVYPNLVSLLAETGGIDFFGLPIQAATYSDSVIPILLAIWLLSYIEPVFDKIFPESVRNIFTPLLSIMIMVPLTLLVVGPIGNIVSTILASILASLYNFSPTIAGFILGGIHQVIVIFGVHWALITLMINNISEYGQDPWLPIVCIAVFAQAGSALGVFLKTKNKKMKSLSGSAFVTAIFSITEPAIYGVNLKLKKPMYFALASSAIGGAIAGFGEVKASTFTFPGILAIPTYLGEGFIFEIVGLLTAICLAAGLTYFFGGVNNTPENADDLKAKDDETNRDDFKVLPIKGKTIHLSEVNDEVFASGVMGKGLAIIPEENIVRSPIQGTITTIFETKHAIGLTNKKGVEVLIHIGIDTVNLKGQYFDVLVKEGEQVALGQELVQCDFTKIKEAGYDPTVMMVITNSTDFPNLSINFEDEKLVTF; translated from the coding sequence ATGAATTATGAAAAATTAGCAACGGAAATATTAGCTAATGTTGGAGGAAGTCAAAACATTCTAAATGTTTGGCATTGTGCAACAAGATTACGTTTTAAATTAAAAGACGAAACACAAGCGGATACTAAAACAATTGAAAATCTAGAAGGTGTTGTCACTGTTGTACAAAGTGCTGGACAGGATCAAGTAGTCATTGGAAATTCTGTTTCAAAAGTCTATGATGCGATTACTTCGCTTCATTCAGAATTAGGTGAATCTGACAGTAAGAAAACTCAGGCAGACGAAAAACAATCCCTGATTAATCGCCTACTTGCTTTTGTTTCGAGTGTTTTTACTCCTTTTTTAGGCGCGTTAGCTGCATCTGGTATTTTAAAAGGTCTATTGGTTTTAACAACCACCTTAAATATTTTTTCTGAAAGTGACGGCGCCTATCAGGTTTGGAGTGCAGCATCAGATGCTATTTTTTATTTCTTACCTTTGTTTATTGGCTTTACCGCAGCGAAGCAATTAAAAGTGAATCAATTTGTTGCTGTCACCATTGCAGGTGCGTTGGTTTATCCGAACCTAGTTTCACTTTTAGCTGAAACTGGCGGAATTGACTTTTTTGGATTACCGATTCAAGCAGCCACCTATTCGGACTCAGTAATCCCGATTTTATTAGCTATTTGGTTACTCTCTTATATTGAACCAGTATTTGACAAAATATTTCCAGAATCAGTTAGAAATATTTTTACACCGCTACTATCTATTATGATTATGGTTCCTTTGACCCTATTGGTTGTTGGTCCTATTGGAAATATCGTTAGTACGATTTTAGCATCTATTTTAGCTTCATTATACAATTTTTCTCCTACAATTGCTGGCTTTATTCTTGGTGGTATCCATCAAGTCATTGTTATTTTTGGTGTGCATTGGGCGCTAATCACTTTAATGATTAATAATATTTCAGAATATGGACAGGATCCTTGGCTACCAATTGTTTGTATTGCTGTATTCGCACAAGCTGGTTCTGCACTAGGTGTTTTCTTAAAGACAAAAAATAAAAAAATGAAGTCCCTTTCAGGTTCTGCCTTTGTGACTGCCATTTTCAGTATTACTGAACCAGCTATTTATGGGGTTAACTTGAAGCTAAAAAAACCAATGTATTTTGCTCTAGCTTCCAGTGCTATTGGTGGCGCAATTGCTGGTTTTGGCGAAGTAAAAGCTTCCACATTTACTTTCCCAGGAATTTTAGCTATTCCAACATATTTAGGTGAAGGATTTATCTTTGAAATTGTTGGTTTATTGACTGCGATTTGTCTAGCAGCAGGATTAACTTATTTTTTTGGCGGCGTAAATAATACTCCTGAAAATGCAGATGATTTAAAAGCGAAAGACGATGAGACTAATAGAGATGATTTTAAAGTACTACCTATTAAAGGAAAAACGATTCACTTATCAGAAGTAAATGATGAAGTATTCGCATCGGGTGTTATGGGTAAAGGCTTAGCTATCATACCAGAAGAGAATATTGTTCGTTCACCTATCCAGGGTACAATAACAACTATTTTTGAAACCAAACATGCAATTGGCTTAACCAATAAAAAGGGTGTCGAGGTATTGATTCATATTGGAATAGATACTGTCAATTTAAAAGGGCAATATTTTGACGTACTAGTTAAAGAAGGCGAGCAAGTTGCTTTAGGTCAAGAACTAGTGCAATGTGATTTTACTAAAATTAAAGAAGCGGGCTATGATCCGACAGTGATGATGGTTATTACAAATAGTACGGATTTTCCCAATTTATCAATAAATTTTGAAGACGAAAAACTAGTAACTTTTTAA
- a CDS encoding JAB domain-containing protein: MQVCRTIVARLFHCSFFCFVRHFYHLEQSIAAKKGKVYSKVYPLFLTRIFKNKQGQSKSQASFVYFLPSENDRLFTNRLKQCCELMVIDLLDHIIVGQDSYTSFREESWL, translated from the coding sequence ATGCAAGTATGTAGGACAATCGTTGCACGATTGTTTCATTGTTCATTTTTTTGTTTTGTGCGCCATTTTTATCACCTCGAACAATCGATAGCTGCGAAAAAAGGCAAAGTTTACAGCAAGGTCTATCCTTTATTTCTCACAAGAATCTTCAAAAATAAGCAAGGGCAAAGTAAGTCGCAAGCATCTTTTGTTTATTTTTTGCCGAGTGAGAATGATCGATTATTTACCAATCGCTTGAAGCAATGTTGTGAACTCATGGTAATTGATTTGTTAGACCATATTATCGTTGGACAAGATTCTTATACCTCCTTTCGAGAAGAAAGTTGGTTGTAA
- a CDS encoding putative holin-like toxin, with product MSVAEALGLMIAFGSFTATIIFGILSAVKDDKKKK from the coding sequence TTGTCAGTCGCTGAAGCGTTAGGGCTAATGATTGCGTTCGGTTCTTTTACCGCAACGATTATCTTTGGTATCCTATCCGCAGTAAAAGACGACAAAAAAAAGAAATAA
- a CDS encoding 6-phospho-beta-glucosidase, giving the protein MKLRNNFLWGGATAANQYEGGYLEDGKGLTINDVEMGAEHGKKREIHDFIQADSYYPSHEGTDFYHRYKEDIALFAEMGFKSFRLSISWARIFPNGDDVTPNEAGLQFYDHVFDECLKYGIEPVVTLHHFELPLNLVKKYGAWRNRKLVELSVRYAQTIMDRYKNKVKYWMTFNEINALFISSAPWHMAGILYQENEDKVNTMLQAAHHQLVASALTIIEGKKINPDFQFGCMLLYPCTYAATCKPEDQIAARNKLLPTYYFGDVHVKGKYTNTCLSYIESLGGKIEFELGDDAILAEGVVDYVAFSYYFSGIEGVGENIEVAEGNLSSGGKNPYLDMTEWGWQIDPIGLRNSLNSLYDRYQIPLFIVENGIGAIDELTEDGTIEDNYRIDYLEKHISAMIDAVEKDQVDLLGYQVWGPIDIVSAGTGEMRKRYGFIYVDKDDLGRGTLNRSKKKSFDWYKHVIETNGESIR; this is encoded by the coding sequence ATGAAATTAAGAAACAATTTTCTATGGGGTGGTGCAACAGCCGCAAATCAATATGAAGGAGGCTATTTAGAAGACGGTAAAGGTCTAACGATTAATGATGTCGAAATGGGTGCTGAACATGGTAAAAAACGTGAAATACACGATTTTATTCAAGCGGATAGTTATTATCCTAGTCATGAGGGAACTGATTTTTATCACAGATATAAAGAAGACATTGCGTTGTTTGCTGAGATGGGATTTAAAAGTTTTCGATTATCTATTTCTTGGGCACGAATTTTTCCTAACGGAGATGATGTAACACCCAATGAAGCAGGCTTACAATTTTATGATCATGTTTTTGATGAGTGCTTGAAATACGGTATTGAACCAGTCGTTACATTACATCATTTTGAATTACCATTAAATCTTGTAAAAAAATATGGCGCATGGAGAAACCGAAAATTAGTTGAATTATCTGTTCGCTATGCACAAACGATAATGGACCGCTATAAAAATAAAGTGAAATACTGGATGACTTTTAATGAAATCAACGCTTTATTTATTTCCTCTGCTCCTTGGCATATGGCTGGAATTTTATATCAGGAAAATGAGGATAAAGTAAACACTATGTTACAAGCAGCACATCATCAATTGGTTGCTAGTGCCCTAACAATAATTGAAGGGAAAAAGATTAATCCTGATTTTCAATTTGGGTGTATGCTGTTATATCCGTGTACGTATGCAGCGACTTGTAAACCGGAAGATCAAATTGCAGCACGTAATAAATTATTACCCACTTATTATTTCGGTGATGTGCATGTTAAAGGAAAATATACTAATACATGTTTATCCTACATTGAATCATTAGGTGGCAAGATTGAATTTGAATTAGGCGATGATGCAATTTTAGCCGAGGGCGTAGTTGATTATGTTGCATTTAGTTATTATTTTTCTGGCATTGAAGGAGTTGGTGAAAACATTGAGGTGGCAGAAGGAAACTTATCTAGTGGTGGAAAAAATCCGTATTTAGATATGACTGAATGGGGATGGCAAATTGATCCGATTGGTTTAAGAAATTCATTAAATAGCTTATATGATCGCTATCAAATCCCACTATTTATTGTAGAAAATGGAATCGGAGCAATTGATGAGTTAACTGAGGATGGGACAATTGAAGATAATTATCGAATTGATTATTTAGAAAAGCATATCTCTGCAATGATTGATGCAGTCGAGAAAGATCAGGTAGATTTACTCGGTTATCAAGTGTGGGGACCAATTGATATTGTTTCAGCAGGCACTGGAGAAATGCGCAAACGTTATGGTTTCATTTATGTTGATAAAGATGATTTAGGACGAGGTACTTTAAATCGTTCTAAGAAAAAATCATTTGATTGGTACAAACATGTCATTGAAACGAATGGAGAATCTATAAGATAA
- a CDS encoding MurR/RpiR family transcriptional regulator: protein MAYFDRQANNIDLNIPFDNTDSILSIANKITEIKKEALEDTIDLLSYQTLYSAVEMLHNANEIKIFASNVNILLAKEFQFKMNRIQKSVSLSSLEGEHIYDALNTREGAIALVISYSGSSKKMDEIMQTLQSRKIPIIAITSLTENLLTKNADVILHMATREKLYSKIGQYSTNTSILHLLDILYSAIFAKNFEKNMKHTIETSRMANYRRATAKPMEEQ from the coding sequence ATGGCTTATTTTGATAGACAGGCCAATAATATTGACTTAAATATTCCGTTTGATAATACGGATTCCATTCTTAGTATTGCTAATAAAATTACAGAAATAAAAAAAGAAGCTTTAGAAGATACAATTGATTTACTTTCTTACCAAACGCTGTATTCTGCTGTTGAAATGTTACATAATGCCAATGAAATAAAAATCTTTGCAAGTAATGTCAATATTTTATTAGCAAAAGAATTCCAGTTTAAAATGAATCGCATACAAAAATCAGTTTCACTAAGTTCTCTTGAAGGAGAACATATCTATGATGCATTAAACACGAGAGAAGGAGCGATTGCATTAGTCATTTCCTATAGTGGAAGTAGTAAAAAAATGGATGAAATTATGCAAACTCTTCAATCTAGGAAAATCCCTATTATTGCAATAACTAGCCTCACTGAAAATTTATTAACTAAAAATGCAGATGTTATTCTGCATATGGCTACAAGAGAAAAATTATATTCTAAAATTGGGCAGTATTCCACTAATACTTCTATTTTGCATCTTCTCGATATTTTATATTCTGCTATCTTTGCAAAAAATTTCGAAAAGAATATGAAACATACTATTGAAACTTCTAGAATGGCAAACTATCGGAGGGCGACTGCTAAACCGATGGAAGAACAGTAA
- a CDS encoding nitronate monooxygenase, with amino-acid sequence MRSRYGCKGYVEGGIIPARGYGTFTVLPTMAELLNIPILAVGGINDARGVKVATALGNSVFIGTRFILTKESPASNETKATILS; translated from the coding sequence ATTAGGAGCAGATATGGCTGCAAGGGTTATGTTGAAGGTGGGATTATTCCTGCTAGAGGATATGGAACATTTACTGTTTTACCAACAATGGCGGAGTTATTAAATATACCTATTCTAGCTGTTGGAGGGATAAACGATGCTCGTGGCGTGAAAGTAGCAACTGCACTGGGAAATTCGGTGTTTATAGGAACTCGTTTTATTTTGACAAAAGAATCACCAGCCTCCAATGAAACAAAGGCAACAATTCTTTCGTAA
- a CDS encoding class II fructose-bisphosphate aldolase encodes MLANIKYWEETAQENGFAIPHFNVWNAEMLMGVIDAAEETKAPIIISFGTGFTGNTIFEEFSHMMVSMAKNATVPVITHWDHGRSMEIVQNAYNHGMNSIMRDASSFPFEENVRLTKEVVDYFHPLGVPVEAELGHLGNETIYEEALAGYKYTDPNQAAEFVERTGCDSLAVAIGNIHGEYTSEPKIAFDVLEKVRKAVAIPIVLHGASGIGEEDIKKAISMGVSKINIHTELCLAGMDAVREHTDSSFLELERAVRKAVKQRAIEKIKLFGTDNKAHL; translated from the coding sequence ATGTTAGCAAATATTAAATATTGGGAAGAAACAGCACAAGAAAATGGATTTGCGATTCCTCATTTCAATGTATGGAATGCAGAAATGTTAATGGGAGTAATTGACGCAGCTGAAGAAACAAAAGCGCCAATCATTATTTCATTTGGAACAGGTTTTACAGGAAATACTATCTTTGAGGAGTTCTCACATATGATGGTGTCAATGGCAAAGAATGCGACTGTACCAGTTATTACCCATTGGGATCATGGTCGTAGTATGGAAATTGTTCAAAATGCCTATAATCATGGAATGAACTCAATCATGCGTGATGCTTCATCATTTCCATTTGAAGAGAATGTTCGTTTAACTAAAGAAGTTGTAGATTATTTTCATCCATTAGGTGTACCTGTAGAAGCAGAATTGGGTCATTTAGGAAATGAAACGATTTATGAAGAAGCATTAGCTGGCTATAAATATACTGATCCAAATCAGGCAGCAGAATTTGTTGAGAGAACAGGTTGTGATTCTCTAGCTGTAGCGATTGGAAATATCCACGGTGAATATACTTCGGAACCTAAAATTGCTTTTGATGTATTGGAAAAAGTACGAAAAGCAGTAGCTATCCCAATTGTACTACATGGAGCATCTGGTATTGGTGAAGAGGATATCAAGAAAGCCATTTCTATGGGAGTATCTAAAATTAATATTCATACTGAGTTATGTTTGGCTGGAATGGATGCTGTACGAGAGCATACAGACAGTTCATTCTTAGAATTAGAGCGAGCTGTAAGAAAAGCCGTCAAACAACGTGCAATTGAAAAAATCAAACTGTTTGGTACGGATAATAAAGCACATCTATAA
- a CDS encoding zinc-binding dehydrogenase codes for MKALARYGKEFGGYRLIDVPVPEIGEEDILVEIRAAAICGADMKHFRVENGSDEFNSIRGHEFAGDIVKVGSKVTDWHVGQRIVSDNSGHVCGKCPSCEKGDFLTCKEKVNLGLDNNRWGGGFTKYCVIPGEILRIHKSAIWEIPENLDYEDACVLDPISNAYKAIAQRSKLLPGQDVVVMGTGPLGLFSVQIARIMGAVNIVVVGLEEDTKTRFAVAKELGATHVVNGSKEDVVTRCQEICGKDNLGLVVECSGANIALKQAIDMLRPNGEVVRVGMGFQPFNYPINDITTWAISIIGHMAYDSETWRNAIRLLASGAVRVQPMITHRLGLSEWEKGFDLMASKEAIKVIFHYDFDDED; via the coding sequence ATGAAAGCACTAGCTAGATATGGTAAAGAATTTGGAGGATACAGACTGATTGACGTACCAGTTCCCGAAATTGGGGAAGAAGACATTCTTGTAGAAATCAGAGCTGCAGCTATTTGTGGAGCTGATATGAAACATTTTCGAGTAGAAAACGGATCTGATGAATTCAATTCTATTCGCGGACATGAGTTTGCTGGAGATATCGTAAAAGTTGGATCAAAAGTAACTGACTGGCATGTAGGTCAGCGAATTGTATCTGATAATTCAGGACATGTATGTGGTAAATGTCCATCATGTGAAAAAGGTGATTTTCTAACTTGTAAAGAAAAAGTTAACTTAGGTTTGGACAACAATCGCTGGGGTGGCGGCTTTACTAAGTATTGTGTAATTCCAGGAGAAATTCTGCGCATTCATAAGAGTGCGATTTGGGAAATTCCTGAAAATCTTGACTATGAGGACGCTTGTGTATTAGATCCGATTAGCAATGCGTACAAAGCGATTGCGCAACGCTCTAAACTTTTACCAGGACAAGATGTAGTTGTGATGGGAACTGGACCTTTAGGATTGTTCTCAGTACAGATCGCTCGTATTATGGGCGCGGTAAATATTGTTGTTGTAGGGTTGGAAGAAGACACAAAAACACGTTTTGCTGTGGCTAAAGAATTAGGTGCTACTCACGTAGTCAACGGTTCTAAAGAAGATGTAGTTACCCGTTGCCAGGAAATTTGTGGGAAAGACAATTTAGGACTGGTTGTAGAATGTTCAGGTGCAAACATTGCCTTGAAACAAGCAATCGACATGTTGCGTCCGAATGGTGAAGTTGTTCGTGTAGGAATGGGCTTCCAGCCATTTAATTATCCAATCAACGATATTACAACATGGGCAATCAGTATTATTGGACATATGGCTTATGATTCAGAGACTTGGCGTAATGCTATCCGCCTACTTGCATCAGGAGCAGTACGTGTTCAGCCAATGATTACACATCGATTGGGTTTATCTGAATGGGAAAAAGGTTTTGATTTGATGGCTAGTAAAGAAGCAATTAAAGTTATTTTCCATTATGACTTTGATGATGAAGACTAA